In one Fusarium falciforme chromosome 5, complete sequence genomic region, the following are encoded:
- a CDS encoding FAD-binding PCMH-type domain-containing protein gives MTMAPLVQDSPATSVGFIGLGTVGKPMVINLAKKLLKGSQIHVYDIVTAVVDETVALFPDSICKCATAKEVAETCVNSGILSAFSTSTAKLLIDSSTIDTSTNLYIKEQVLKKSPQSLFYDAPVSGGVIGAVDASMAFFLGCSESDPNVSRLTTLLSTMGGKVIPCGGPSLGLSAKLSNNYLSGAIAIACSEAMDMGTRAGVDAHVLASVFGAGTAQNTICDRFNPVLGTGSAIENPRMTTRAPKDTYAQPEYEEAHLATFAAPKGYPIESVLPPDVKRETFEQALAEFVDAVGKDYVFIGDALSHYIDPYDIYIDDTTGGRLRVNGSIAFDLHRMNRVLEVSDDFSYAVVEPGTLDRGTGFGSHSAHHQSVAGLEVLLPDGDVVRTGQFGITRSPSAFLSKFTFGPSIEGLFLQSNLGIVTKLSIWLTPQPPAFMECTIGVPAFEDIEPLVDVLGHLRQTGVIPNLVWVMSLLEQLCMFGRRSDYWQGEGPIPPWKLEEIRKAKDMSYWHGRWGLYGPKRIIQAQFEEIKEIVAKRVPQATLVGNFFEGENGELLDNKAIPTDNGSLLVGIPSLWSLPLVGWALPRGGGGKAAHGDYAPIIPNSGKMVLEWIRACRPHYEAAGVEPMVDFFMHERHVIMVNMFTFNQEDPDHRNKIHKLYHNFHAESKKRGYGMYRAHVNHMDLIAGLSDFNNHAYNRFIEKLKDAVDPNGILAPGKSGIWPERYRHLREGGAILEKQASHL, from the exons ATGACCATGGCGCCACTGGTCCAAGACTCACCGGCCACCTCTGTGGGCTTCATTGGCCTTGGTACCGTGGGAAAGCCAATGGTCATTAATCTCGCAAAGAAGTTGCTTAAAGGATCTCAAATTCATGTCTATGATATCGTCACGGCAGTCGTCGACGAGACAGTGGCTCTGTTCCCTGATTCGATCTGCAAATGTGCAACCGCCAAAGAAGTCGCCGAGACATGCGTAA ATTCAGGAATTCTCAGCGCATTTTCCACCTCCACGGCCAAACTCCTGATCGACTCTTCCACCATTGATACGAGCACCAATTTATATATCAAAGAGCAGGTGTTGAAGAAATCTCCACAAAGCTTGTTCTATGACGCTCCTGTCAGCGGCGGAGTGATCGGGGCCGTCGACGCTTCAATGGCATTCTTCCTCGGCTGCTCCGAGTCGGATCCTAATGTTTCTCGCTTGACTACACTCCTCTCCACTATGGGCGGCAAGGTAATCCCCTGTGGCGGACCATCTCTGGGCCTCTCAGCGAAGCTTTCAAACAACTATCTCTCTGGAGCCATTGCAATCGCCTGTTCCGAGGCAATGGATATGGGCACGCGTGCTGGCGTCGACGCCCATGTCCTAGCATCAGTCTTTGGCGCTGGAACGGCTCAAAACACCATCTGCGACAGGTTCAACCCCGTCCTGGGT ACTGGATCCGCAATCGAAAACCCAAGAATGACGACCCGCGCCCCCAAAGACACATACGCTCAGCCCGAGTATGAGGAGGCTCACTTGGCGACGTTTGCAGCCCCGAAAGGCTACCCTATCGAGTCTGTGCTGCCCCCCGACGTGAAGAGGGAAACTTTTGAACAGGCCCTGGCCGAGTTTGTCGACGCCGTTGGCAAAGATTATGTCTTCATCGGCGATGCTCTCTCTCACTACATCGATCCCTACGACATTTATATCGACGACA CTACGGGGGGCCGTCTGCGCGTCAACGGATCCATCGCCTTTGACCTTCATCGCATGAACCGAGTGCTCGAAGTCAGCGACGACTTCTCCTACGCCGTGGTAGAGCCAGGT ACTCTGGACCGTGGTACTGGCTTCGGCTCTCATTCCGCCCATCACCAATCGGTTGCCGGGCTTGAGGTGCTGCTCCCTGATGGAGATGTCGTGCGTACGGGGCAATTCGGCATCACCCGCTCGCCCTCGGCCTTCCTGTCCAAATTCACTTTTGGTCCGTCGATTGAGGGTCTCTTCTTGCAGAGCAACTTGGGCATCGTCACCAAGCTCAGCATCTGGCTAACTCCACAACCACCTGCTTTCATGGAATGCACGATTGGCGTTCCAGCTTTTGAGGATATTGAGCCCCTGGTTGATGTCCTGGGACACCTCCGCCAGACCGGTGTTATTCCTAACCTCGTCTGGGTCATGAGCCTGCTTGAGCAGCTTTGCATGTTTGGAAGGAGGTCCGACTATTGGCAAGGCGAGGGCCCTATTCCTCCATGGAAGCTGGAAGAGATTCGCAAGGCGAAGGATATGAGCTACTGGCATGGCCGCTGGGGACTTTACGGTCCGAAGAGGATCATCCAAGCCCAGTTCgaagagatcaaggagatcgtGGCCAAGAGGGTTCCCCAGGCCACCCTCGTTGGCAACTTTTTCGAGGGCGAGAATGGAGAGCTCCTTGACAACAAGGCTATCCCAACCGACAATGGGAGTCTCTTGGTCGGTATCCCAAGCCTTTGGAGTCTTCCTTTGGTAGGCTGGGCATTGCCACGCGGTGGTGGAGGCAAGGCCGCCCACGGCGACTATGCCCCCATCATCCCTAACTCGGGCAAGATGGTTCTCGAGTGGATACGTGCCTGTAGACCTCACTATGAAGCAGCTGGAGTCGAGCCCATGGTGGACTTTTTCATGCACGAACGGCACGTAATCATGGTCAACATGTTCACCTTCAACCAGGAAGACCCCGATCATCGAAACAAGATACACAAGCTTTACCACAACTTCCACGCCGAGAGCAAGAAGCGAGGCTATGGCATGTACCGCGCACATGTCAACCACATGG ATCTCATCGCGGGCTTGAGCGATTTCAACAATCACGCGTACAACCGCTtcatcgagaagctcaag GACGCTGTCGACCCGAATGGTATCCTGGCACCTGGAAAATCCGGGATCTGGCCCGAAAGGTACCGGCATCTAAGGGAAGGTGGAGCAATTCTGGAGAAGCAGGCTAGTCATTTGTAG
- a CDS encoding Putative 3-hydroxyisobutyrate dehydrogenase protein: MTATSGSGTPAYVVVSALDAGHITLPERLFMTDADPGLRVTVPSLSFLIQHQPSLTDQKTTRIVFDLGVKRDLTGYREMQLAHVAQRQPIITNPDCADSLRKGNTDSRDLDGNFSQQLLDPGKDIDFVILSHVHWDHVGTPCDFNNATFIVGSGTLDLLKNGAGPLYPVELLTKTSCHGCEQLNCHQSEGTTAMSLGVMGYPMALNLHAGLGSDKTLLICDTNLEALDRFKAEARGKATVKVVPNGFEAAKTAFSPCYQVLVPLNRSIWTIKRASSQELSHEVFPITKSYMGHMGNREGIFLCGDVGAGTAFKIINNYLSAITSLAASEALNIGVKAGLDPKTLTDVINASGGQCWVTSKGNPVPGVQANVPSSRGYEGGFRIELCAKVLGMGTKLAESVGARTILDKPTQQAFSEAMGDERYSGKDARVVYRWLNQST, from the exons ATGACTGCCACCTCAGGTTCAGGCACGCCTGCCTACGTCGTGGTCTCGGCTTTGGACGCCGGCCACATTACACTTCCCGAGAGGCTGTTCATGACCGATGCAGACCCCGGCCTTAGAGTAACGGTGCCTTCGCTCTCGTTCCTCATACAGCATCAACCGTCCCTCACAGACCAAAAGACGACCCGGATTGTCTTTGACCTGGGTGTGAAACGCGACCTGACTGGCTATCGAGAGATGCAGCTTGCTCATGTGGCTCAGAGACAGCCCATCATAACAAACCCAGACTGCGCTGACAGTCTGCGCAAGGGCAACACTGACAGTAGAGATTTGGACGGGAACTTCAGTCAGCAGCTTCTGGACCCAGGCAAAGATATTGACTTTGTCATTCTTAGCCACGTCCACTGGGACCATGTCGGCACGCCATGCGACTTCAACAATGCCACTTTCATCGTGGGATCAGGAACCCTAGACCTTCTGAAGAACGGTGCCGGGCCTCTCTACCCAGTCGAACTGTTAACCAAGACGAGCTGCCACGGCTGCGAACAGTTGAACTGCCACCAGTCAGAAGGCACCACAGCAATGA GCCTTGGGGTGATGGGCTACCCAATGGCGCTGAACCTGCACGCCGGTTTGGGCTCGGACAAAACCCTCCTCATCTGCGACACAAATCTGGAAGCGTTGGACAGATTCAAAGCCGAGGCAAGGGGCAAGGCGACAGTCAAGGTAGTTCCCAACGGCTTCGAAGCGGCTAAGACAGCA TTTTCACCATGCTACCAGGTTCTGGTGCCGTTAAATCGGTCTATTTGGACCATCAAACGGGCATCCTCGCAGGAGCTGTCACATGAAGTATTTCCTATTACCAAGTCGTATATGGGGCACATGGGCAACCGAGAGGGCATATTTCTGTGCGGGGACGTCGGTGCGGGCACAGCGTTCAAAATAATCAACAACTATCTAAGCGCCATCACGTCTCTGGCCGCATCCGAGGCGCTCAACATTGGCGTGAAAGCCGGGCTTGACCCCAAGACGCTCACCGATGTCATCAATGCCAGCGGTGGCCAGTGTTGGGTCACAAGCAAGGGCAACCCAGTCCCGGGGGTTCAAGCCAACGTTCCGAGTAGCCGGGGCTACGAGGGAGGATTCAGGATTGAGTTGTGTGCCAAGGTATTGGGCATGGGGACCAAGTTGGCCGAGAGTGTCGGGGCGAGGACCATCCTGGACAAACCTACACAGCAAGCATTCAGTGAGGCAATGGGGGATGAAAGGTACTCTGGGAAAGATGCAAGGGTTGTTTACCGGTGGTTAAATCAGTCTACATAG
- a CDS encoding CMD domain-containing protein has protein sequence MSQDSKLDALHKELFEQGLKMRRSVVGDAYVDRALANGSTEFSKPGQELVTEWCWGYAWTRAGLEKKQRSLLNIGMLMALNRGPELAVHVRGARNNGLTELEIREAILHCTTYCGVPAGVEAMKIAERVLNEMSETGEKARELGNKAE, from the coding sequence ATGAGTCAAGACAGCAAACTCGACGCGCTGCACAAGGAACTGTTCGAGCAGGGCCTGAAGATGCGCCGCAGCGTCGTCGGCGACGCCTATGTCGATCGCGCCCTCGCCAACGGGTCCACCGAGTTCTCCAAGCCCGGACAAGAGCTCGTTACAGAGTGGTGCTGGGGATACGCTTGGACACGAGCCggtctggagaagaagcaacgGAGTCTGCTGAATATTGGTATGCTGATGGCTCTTAACCGTGGGCCAGAGCTCGCTGTCCACGTTCGTGGAGCGAGGAACAATGGCCTGACAGAGCTTGAGATCCGGGAAGCGATTCTTCACTGCACTACCTATTGCGGTGTCCCGGCTGGCGTGGAGGCTATGAAGATTGCCGAGAGAGTACTCAACGAGATGAGTGAGACGGGTGAGAAGGCACGGGAGCTTGGGAACAAGGCGGAGTGA